The Acanthochromis polyacanthus isolate Apoly-LR-REF ecotype Palm Island chromosome 16, KAUST_Apoly_ChrSc, whole genome shotgun sequence genome segment AACAAGTTAACAACTGGAAAATATACAATAGCACGATGAATGACCATGATTGTACATTGTACCAGCTTTTCACGTGTGACAGAGCTTGGTAGTGCAGTGTGTGGaaataaacatccatccatccattatctacacagcACTTTTCCTCATTAGTGTCatgggggactggagtctattccagctgatttagggtgaaggcaggggacactctggacaggtcaccaatctatcagagggctacatatacagacaaacaattacactcgcattcacacttATGTagaatttagagtcaccaattattactatttttgtCCCTGCCATCCTGTCATTTCTTTAGCATCCATGGGGACTAAGAAAGAAACCTGACTTGTGTTGTCAGTGCTAAATGGTTATAATGCAGATCCATTATTCAGCATGGTGGCTGATGTTAAAGCTTTTCCAAACAATAAActtttttccacagtgaaagCTGTATTCTATTTAGGAGAAATCCTGCAACTGATCAAATGGGTTTGGAAACTCCTCAGGCATAAACCTCATTATGATCTTGTTCACTAGGGGTAAAGGGGGCTGCACAGGCTACACAGAGGACTTTATGAACAAAAACCTGCCATCAAACTActatttattaataatattttccACTCTCACAGAGCTGAATGTTTTAACCAACATTAGTCCTGTTCATTAATACCAAATATTAATTGGTTTTCAggaatttaaccctttaaatgccAGTTTATTTACAAGATGTCACTGTAAACACAAAGTTTCTTTATTGTTTCATGTACTTATGGAGTAATTGTTTTTATGCTCATCAGTGTACTGAGCATGTTGTCATCAAGGGGGCCACCTCCACGCTCCTGATGATGCCTGGAGACAAGAGAGAGTGATTACTACCCTTGCAGATATTCAGCAGGCTagcatgaaacacaaaactgaatcttccatccatccatcatctatacaccacttagtcctcattagggtcaggGGGATGGGtgagtggaggtgtgtgtgtgtgtgtgtgtgtgtgtgtgtgtgtgtgtgtgtgtgtgtgtgtgtgtgtgtgtgtgtctatcaCAGGattacacacagagacaaacaatcacactcacattcacacttatggAGACTTTAGagtcaaaactgaaaattgtcTTCACAAAGTTTAACTTTAAGCTTTAACTCTTcatcaaacataaaaataccCACCTGTGTTTCTCTTTGCCAAGTTTGAGGTTCGTCAGGATTCTGGACATATTTTCTTTCACCAATTTCTGATGCTCTTGGTCCAACCTCCTGCCCACAGGACCTTTCCTCACCTCAGCCCAGTCCTCCTCAGTCTGCACATAATATCAGAAAAATGTTGTCAAGGACCATTTGTCAGGATAATCAATCAGAAATAATCCCGTTGCTTGATCCCAGTAAATGACTCACCATATCTTTGAAGGCCTCCCCATCGTAGTAGCTCTTAGATGCTGGAAACTCCATCCCATCAGAACGTAGCTGGTCAAGGCTTGAAGCCACCAGATGCAGCTCCTCTCCATCGTAGGCATACAGCTTTTTGTCCTCACATGTCATCAGGACAAGCTGGTCACATGGATATGATGTTCCCTCCACCACACCTACAACCTGCATGTTCACTATGTCTGGAAGGTAGAACTTTCCCCACCCGTTCACCTCATCATCATTCTCACTGTAAATTGTGTCCTCCAGGGGGCCTACTATCAGTGTGGCACCAACTGGATTCTGTAAGACGAACctcttgtgtctgtgtgaggACACCAACTTTGACACCAATACCAGGTATTCTGCATATGATGGACATGAGGAATTTGATGAAAATACATCAATagttattttataaaatgtcagtaaaagaTGTGTGAAGTCTacctgtttttctgctgcatgaTGATAAATCAGACACAGCAAAAAGCTGACCTGTGGaactgacagacagaaaagactATTTTAATGGACTTTAGTAAAACAGATTTCACTTCTTCTTTACAAAGAGGGTCAGAGGAACAAACATAGGTAAACAAAACATAGCTAACCaatattttaaagacaacaataatttatttacaatattatATTTACACAGGGGCTgtgtggttagcactttagccttgCAGCTAGCATATCAAGCATTAGCTAACAGCTCTTTCTACATGGAATTTGCATgatctccctgtgcatgtgtgggttttctccaggtattccaacttcctcccacagtccaaaaaacaggTTGAGGTTAATTCATGATTCTATATTGTTGGTATAAATATGAGTGttattgtttgtctccatgtgtagcactgtgatagactggtgaactgtccaggttgtcccctaccttcaccctaagtcagctggaatagactccagctcaACCCCCCAACCCTAACAATGATTAAGtggtgcatagataatggatggatggatatttacaCAGGCACACAGAGAAATAATTAAAGGTCAATGAAAGATGACAAGCACCGAAGGGCAGAAGCTTGACAGACAATACTGGAGGGTGACAACTAACTCGAGCTGGAGGTGGAGGTCATGACACTTCTTTATCTAACCCTAATcctctacaatgtagaaaataattaaacaaaagccaaagaatgagaaggtgtttccaaaattttgactggtagtatatCTCAAAACTTTACAACACAATGAAAGTATtggatcccccccccccccccccccaacatacaacaacaaccacaaaaaaaaacagttcttACAGCTTGCGCTTCACTGCACTCTCCTCCATTCTGTTTCTGTCACCTATAAAACAACATGACATTAGTTTTGTTAAAAACTGTGGAGGAAAAACATTCAGACACTTTATTGGACTACATACTATACTGATACTACAATGACTTTTCAAACACAGCACACTGCATTAACAGAAACTAATCTGAACAAATTATAGTTCCATGATGCATCAAGAGTCTCCTAGTGGATTATGGGTAAAATGTGGGCTACAGAGTTGCAGTTCAGTTCTGACACCAGTGAACATTTATCTTTTATCATATCCATATCTTTTTcctattgttgtttgtttctaatttgtgtaaataacaacaaaaatacaattaaatatgCTATAACATTTCCCTTTGAACATTAGTGcataaaaatgatgcattttcatAAACTCTATCCAGTTTACTAAAGTGGAACGAAGAATTGATCCCTTAAAATTGAATTCTAATGctgcaataaaaacatctggaggactatttttaaaaaatcaattaaaatgaaaGATTAATTGTTGATTTCATTGTcaatactaaactgacattaaTTAATTGTGAACTTTTCATAGGCTGAAATTAAAACTGACATGGGTTCAtaaaattttttgtttgtttgt includes the following:
- the LOC127530338 gene encoding uncharacterized protein LOC127530338 isoform X1, with product MEESAVKRKLSTGQLFAVSDLSSCSRKTEYLVLVSKLVSSHRHKRFVLQNPVGATLIVGPLEDTIYSENDDEVNGWGKFYLPDIVNMQVVGVVEGTSYPCDQLVLMTCEDKKLYAYDGEELHLVASSLDQLRSDGMEFPASKSYYDGEAFKDMTEEDWAEVRKGPVGRRLDQEHQKLVKENMSRILTNLKLGKEKHRHHQERGGGPLDDNMLSTLMSIKTITP
- the LOC127530338 gene encoding uncharacterized protein LOC127530338 isoform X2 — protein: MQVVGVVEGTSYPCDQLVLMTCEDKKLYAYDGEELHLVASSLDQLRSDGMEFPASKSYYDGEAFKDMTEEDWAEVRKGPVGRRLDQEHQKLVKENMSRILTNLKLGKEKHRHHQERGGGPLDDNMLSTLMSIKTITP